The Snodgrassella alvi wkB2 genome window below encodes:
- a CDS encoding 3'-5' exonuclease: MTPILAFDIETVPDVAGIRVLNHLPAEVSDADVVEFALQQRRAKTGNDFMQLHLQQVVAISCCMRWGTDKIHVGSIGTPEDSEETLIARFFELIETHTPQLVSWNGGGFDLPVLHYRALIYGISAARYWDMGEGDFGDSRDFKWNNYISRYHTRHCDLMDLLALYQSRACVPLDDMAKLCGFPGKLGMDGSKVWAAYQQGELVQIRHYCETDAANTYLMYLRFNLLRGFLDADEYEQEIRCLKGYLSTQQAAHWQEFLSAWGRSV; this comes from the coding sequence ATGACTCCGATTTTGGCTTTCGACATAGAAACTGTGCCGGATGTAGCCGGCATTCGTGTTCTGAATCATTTGCCGGCAGAGGTCAGTGATGCTGATGTGGTGGAATTTGCCTTGCAGCAGCGACGAGCCAAAACCGGTAACGATTTTATGCAGCTGCATTTGCAGCAGGTAGTGGCTATTTCCTGCTGTATGCGCTGGGGTACGGATAAAATTCATGTGGGCAGTATCGGAACACCGGAAGACAGCGAAGAAACTTTAATTGCGCGTTTTTTTGAGCTGATTGAAACTCATACACCTCAGTTGGTGAGCTGGAACGGTGGTGGCTTTGATTTACCAGTATTACATTACCGTGCTTTGATTTATGGTATCAGTGCGGCACGCTACTGGGATATGGGCGAGGGTGATTTTGGCGACAGCCGAGATTTTAAGTGGAATAACTATATCAGCCGCTATCATACACGCCATTGTGACTTAATGGATTTACTGGCTTTATATCAGTCCCGTGCCTGTGTACCTCTGGATGATATGGCCAAATTATGCGGCTTTCCGGGAAAGCTGGGTATGGACGGTAGCAAAGTCTGGGCAGCTTATCAGCAGGGCGAGCTGGTACAGATCAGGCATTATTGCGAAACCGATGCAGCCAATACTTATTTAATGTATCTGCGCTTTAATCTGTTACGCGGTTTCCTGGATGCAGACGAATATGAGCAGGAAATCCGTTGTCTTAAAGGTTATCTGAGTACGCAACAGGCGGCACACTGGCAGGAATTTCTGAGTGCATGGGGCAGATCGGTCTGA
- a CDS encoding DUF488 domain-containing protein: protein MYNIQRVYTYQHQQPAVLIDRLWPRGISKIRLSGVEWIKAVAPSGQLRKWLHQNPENHYQEFCRLYQQELSLPQQQEALRTLIQLHEQHQQLWLLTAAKDIDHSHVPVLLAQLQA from the coding sequence ATGTATAACATTCAACGTGTATATACCTATCAGCATCAGCAACCGGCAGTATTAATAGACCGTCTGTGGCCACGGGGTATCAGCAAAATCAGACTAAGCGGAGTTGAGTGGATTAAAGCTGTTGCCCCGTCCGGCCAGCTCAGAAAATGGCTGCACCAGAATCCTGAAAATCATTATCAGGAATTTTGCCGGCTGTATCAGCAGGAACTCAGCCTGCCACAACAACAGGAAGCATTGCGCACACTGATACAACTGCATGAGCAGCATCAGCAACTATGGCTGCTTACGGCGGCCAAAGATATTGACCACAGCCATGTACCGGTATTACTGGCACAGTTACAGGCATAG
- the accD gene encoding acetyl-CoA carboxylase, carboxyltransferase subunit beta produces MSWLDKILPPKIKKDAAVKSAGIPEGLWQKCPSCAATLYATDLKKNMEVCPKCGYHNPVSARERISMMLDETKQYEIGKDIKPVDILKFRDSKKYTDRLSAARKLTQEDDALLVVRGTMNGVPVVVAAFEFNFIGGSMGSVVGERFVRGVREAVKHNCTFICVAASGGARMQEGLNSLMQMAKTCASLHLLADKSLPFISVLTNPTMGGVSASFAFIGDVVLAEPNALVGFAGPRVIEQTVRETLPEGFQRSEFLLDKGAIDQIVDRRELKDRIVRLIGLLRSEASADAA; encoded by the coding sequence ATGAGTTGGTTAGATAAAATCCTGCCGCCTAAGATTAAAAAAGATGCAGCGGTTAAATCCGCAGGTATCCCTGAGGGATTGTGGCAGAAATGTCCGTCCTGTGCGGCAACTTTATATGCCACGGATTTGAAAAAGAATATGGAAGTGTGCCCGAAGTGCGGATATCATAATCCGGTGTCAGCACGGGAACGTATCAGTATGATGCTGGATGAAACCAAACAGTATGAAATTGGTAAAGACATCAAACCAGTTGATATTCTCAAATTCCGTGACAGCAAGAAATATACTGACCGCTTAAGTGCTGCCCGTAAGCTGACGCAGGAAGATGATGCGCTGCTGGTGGTACGCGGAACCATGAATGGTGTACCTGTGGTTGTGGCCGCTTTTGAATTCAATTTTATCGGCGGTTCAATGGGTTCTGTTGTGGGTGAGCGCTTTGTTCGCGGTGTACGTGAGGCAGTGAAACATAACTGCACCTTTATCTGTGTGGCTGCTTCCGGCGGTGCACGCATGCAGGAAGGTCTCAATTCATTAATGCAAATGGCTAAAACCTGTGCTTCATTACATTTGCTTGCTGATAAATCACTGCCTTTTATATCAGTATTAACCAATCCGACTATGGGCGGTGTGTCTGCCAGCTTTGCGTTTATCGGTGATGTTGTTCTGGCTGAACCGAATGCTCTGGTTGGATTTGCCGGTCCGCGGGTGATTGAACAAACTGTACGTGAAACTTTACCGGAAGGCTTTCAGCGTTCGGAGTTTTTACTGGATAAAGGGGCAATCGATCAGATTGTTGACCGGCGCGAATTAAAAGATCGAATTGTTCGACTGATTGGTTTGTTACGCTCAGAAGCCAGTGCGGATGCCGCCTGA
- a CDS encoding LysR family transcriptional regulator, with protein MKTTLEQWQLLQAVVSYGSFARAAEAFNRSQSSLSYQLTLMQERLGVTLLTIVGRRAELTASGQQLLAQALPLLQGFEALENRSRALKRGERARLDLVVDSIFPKDRLFSALRCFQQAYPSTQIHLTEVLRSESCAILQQRQADVYIITPSAEMMRQGKLLLEVNFVAVVRHSHPLLDLPAPLSQDVLMRYPLIEIVSREQQQLPYRQITASENWTFTTIETAIEAVSQGVGYGWLPEERIKNQLVCGELKLLPLRQGMCRATPVYLFLNQEEEQLDDETALLVKYIQDAE; from the coding sequence ATGAAAACAACGCTGGAGCAATGGCAGTTATTGCAGGCCGTAGTCAGTTACGGCAGTTTTGCCCGCGCCGCTGAAGCTTTTAATCGCAGCCAGTCTTCGCTAAGTTATCAGCTGACGCTGATGCAGGAGCGTCTGGGGGTAACGCTATTAACTATTGTCGGCCGTCGTGCAGAACTGACGGCATCCGGACAGCAGTTGCTGGCACAGGCATTACCACTGTTGCAGGGGTTTGAAGCACTGGAAAATCGTTCCCGGGCTCTGAAACGCGGAGAGCGGGCAAGATTAGACCTGGTAGTAGACAGTATTTTTCCTAAAGATCGTCTGTTTTCAGCATTGCGCTGTTTTCAGCAGGCTTATCCGTCTACTCAGATACATCTCACAGAGGTATTGCGCAGTGAAAGTTGTGCTATTTTGCAACAGCGGCAGGCGGATGTTTATATTATCACCCCAAGTGCTGAGATGATGAGGCAGGGTAAGTTATTGCTGGAGGTGAATTTTGTAGCAGTTGTGCGGCATTCGCACCCTTTACTGGATTTACCGGCACCATTGAGTCAGGATGTTCTGATGCGTTATCCGCTGATTGAAATTGTTAGTCGTGAACAACAGCAACTGCCTTACAGGCAGATTACTGCATCTGAAAACTGGACATTCACCACGATTGAAACAGCTATTGAGGCAGTCAGTCAGGGGGTGGGGTATGGCTGGCTGCCGGAAGAACGGATTAAAAATCAACTGGTCTGCGGAGAATTAAAATTATTGCCATTGCGCCAGGGTATGTGCCGTGCAACACCGGTTTATTTATTTCTCAATCAGGAAGAAGAACAGCTGGATGATGAAACTGCATTGCTGGTAAAGTATATTCAGGATGCTGAATAA
- a CDS encoding ACT domain-containing protein has protein sequence MDAKISGESNLQILLQSASPQHNPGKYVFCTVQQPASALLTAAVAIMQENEGTTLVLPQAVADEYQLNYEYIAGWITLMVHSSLAAVGLTAAFAHALAQQNISCNVIAGYYHDHIFVADDDVQQALVILNNLGQAS, from the coding sequence ATGGACGCTAAAATCTCTGGTGAAAGTAATCTGCAAATTTTGCTGCAATCTGCTTCACCGCAGCATAATCCGGGCAAATATGTATTTTGTACTGTACAGCAGCCTGCATCAGCATTGCTGACCGCTGCTGTGGCGATTATGCAGGAAAACGAAGGTACTACACTGGTTTTACCGCAGGCAGTTGCTGATGAATATCAGCTGAATTATGAATATATTGCTGGCTGGATTACATTAATGGTGCATTCTTCGCTGGCTGCTGTCGGGCTGACTGCTGCATTTGCGCATGCACTGGCACAACAGAATATCAGTTGTAATGTTATAGCCGGTTATTATCATGATCATATTTTTGTAGCTGATGATGATGTGCAGCAAGCTTTGGTTATTCTGAATAATCTGGGTCAGGCATCATAG
- a CDS encoding MFS transporter: MSDNTLNSPSTAYWGAIFSLFIGVTSLITAEFIPVSLLTPIAQDFNITEGQAGQSVTMVGIFAVVTSLVLAPMTQNINRRVVLLTFSILLVLSNLFIAVAPNYFIMLIGRALLGICVGGFWSMASAVVLQLAPSKDIPRALSIVYAGVSVATIISLPLASYLGHLVGWRNVFFIAAALSFIALVWQRLTLPSLPPRESTNFKNMFALFKQNWCFLGIIGTIFSYGGYHLFFTYLRPFLEHNLALQAGPLTLILLVFGIANCIGTFVAGLLLGRFFRPVMIAIHLVLAAIAMLLFIKYRFLSSDNVAMDTTLVIAWGFVFGFIPVGWSTWITRTLADKAELVGGLSVAAIQFSIGLAAGVGGMTFDQLGFSGIFITATIICIMGAIITALCFSLYKKATGNLA; the protein is encoded by the coding sequence ATGTCAGATAACACATTAAATTCCCCAAGTACGGCGTATTGGGGAGCAATATTCTCGCTATTTATCGGGGTAACAAGTTTGATTACCGCGGAATTTATTCCCGTTAGCTTATTAACACCTATCGCACAAGATTTCAATATTACTGAAGGTCAAGCAGGCCAAAGCGTCACAATGGTGGGGATTTTTGCAGTAGTCACCAGTCTGGTTCTCGCACCCATGACCCAAAATATTAATCGTCGGGTAGTATTACTCACTTTTTCTATTTTATTAGTATTATCCAATTTGTTCATTGCTGTTGCGCCTAATTATTTCATTATGCTGATTGGTCGAGCGCTATTAGGGATTTGTGTTGGCGGATTTTGGTCAATGGCATCTGCTGTAGTATTACAATTAGCGCCGAGTAAAGATATTCCTCGGGCATTAAGTATTGTCTATGCCGGAGTGTCGGTTGCAACGATTATTTCACTGCCTCTTGCCAGTTATTTAGGTCATTTAGTCGGTTGGCGTAATGTGTTTTTTATTGCTGCGGCGTTAAGTTTTATCGCGCTAGTTTGGCAACGGCTTACCCTACCATCTTTACCGCCGCGTGAAAGCACTAATTTTAAAAATATGTTTGCCCTATTTAAGCAAAATTGGTGTTTTCTTGGCATTATCGGTACAATTTTTAGTTATGGAGGTTATCACCTCTTTTTTACTTATCTGCGACCGTTTTTAGAGCACAATTTAGCACTACAAGCCGGTCCGTTAACCCTTATTTTATTGGTGTTTGGTATCGCTAATTGCATCGGAACTTTTGTTGCGGGTTTACTACTTGGCCGATTTTTTAGACCTGTGATGATCGCCATTCATTTAGTCTTAGCCGCTATAGCCATGCTCTTATTTATTAAATATAGGTTTTTAAGTTCTGATAATGTGGCTATGGATACTACATTAGTGATTGCTTGGGGATTTGTGTTTGGATTTATCCCTGTTGGTTGGTCAACGTGGATCACTCGAACGCTTGCTGATAAAGCTGAACTGGTTGGTGGATTATCGGTTGCCGCGATTCAATTTTCCATTGGTTTAGCGGCTGGTGTTGGTGGAATGACCTTTGACCAATTAGGGTTTAGTGGCATTTTTATCACGGCGACGATTATTTGTATTATGGGTGCCATCATTACCGCCTTGTGTTTTAGTTTATATAAAAAAGCAACAGGCAACCTTGCTTAA
- a CDS encoding phenolic acid decarboxylase, which translates to MPAFDTADLSNILGKHLVYTYDNGWNYEVYVKNATTIDYRIHSGLVGNRWVKDQKVYLVRVAAGVYKISWTEPTGTDVSLIINLEDKLFHGTIFFPRWVMNNPEHTVCFQNEHIAQMEAYREAGPVYPTEVIDEFATITFIEDCGENNENVINCPASELPADFPHHH; encoded by the coding sequence ATGCCTGCATTTGATACTGCCGATTTAAGTAACATTCTTGGTAAACATCTGGTTTATACCTACGACAATGGCTGGAACTACGAAGTTTATGTTAAAAATGCCACTACCATCGATTATCGTATTCATAGCGGTCTGGTGGGTAACCGCTGGGTAAAAGATCAGAAAGTTTATCTGGTACGCGTAGCAGCCGGCGTATATAAAATTTCATGGACAGAACCTACCGGTACAGATGTCAGCCTGATTATCAATCTGGAAGACAAATTATTTCACGGCACCATCTTCTTCCCGCGCTGGGTAATGAATAATCCCGAACATACTGTTTGTTTCCAGAACGAGCATATTGCACAAATGGAAGCTTATCGTGAAGCGGGCCCAGTTTATCCGACAGAAGTTATTGACGAATTTGCTACCATTACTTTTATTGAAGATTGCGGCGAAAATAATGAAAACGTTATTAACTGTCCGGCCAGCGAATTACCGGCAGACTTTCCGCATCACCATTAA
- a CDS encoding ACT domain-containing protein: MSNHAVMTVIGKDRIGIVAEVATLLAEHQVSIVNISQQLMDDYFTMIILLDAEKCTLPRLEFSKFLDSEGEKRGLHIRVQDEALFNAMHRI, from the coding sequence ATGTCTAATCATGCTGTGATGACAGTGATTGGTAAAGACCGTATTGGTATAGTTGCTGAGGTAGCCACGCTGCTGGCAGAGCATCAGGTTAGTATTGTGAATATCAGTCAGCAGTTAATGGATGATTATTTCACTATGATTATTCTGCTGGATGCGGAAAAATGTACTTTACCGCGCTTAGAGTTCAGTAAATTTCTGGATAGCGAAGGCGAAAAACGGGGATTGCACATCCGTGTGCAGGATGAAGCATTGTTTAATGCCATGCACCGGATTTAG
- a CDS encoding Lrp/AsnC ligand binding domain-containing protein codes for MHPIDKVDMKILSLLQKNARMTMTELADKVGLSTTPVTERVRRLERENIITGYHARLNPRALNQSLLVFVEIKLRSKSGNIFEDFRREVLTIPHVLECHLISGEYDYLIKVRLPNMHAYRNMLGNILLQLPAAAESRSYVVMEEVKEEQMLHLE; via the coding sequence ATGCACCCTATAGATAAAGTGGACATGAAAATCTTGTCCCTGCTTCAGAAAAATGCCCGGATGACCATGACCGAGCTGGCCGATAAGGTTGGTCTTTCCACCACACCTGTTACCGAACGGGTACGGCGGCTGGAGCGGGAAAATATTATTACCGGCTATCACGCCCGCCTCAATCCTCGTGCCCTGAATCAGAGCCTGCTGGTATTTGTTGAAATCAAACTGCGCTCTAAATCCGGCAATATTTTTGAAGACTTCCGGCGTGAAGTTCTGACTATTCCGCATGTGCTCGAATGTCATCTGATTTCCGGTGAATACGACTACCTGATAAAAGTTCGCCTGCCGAATATGCACGCTTACCGCAACATGCTGGGTAATATTCTGTTGCAATTGCCCGCGGCGGCTGAAAGCCGCAGTTATGTTGTTATGGAAGAAGTGAAGGAAGAACAGATGTTGCATCTGGAATAA
- a CDS encoding DsbC family protein: MKKSYLWQWLAPLLAIPLIASCDGTPVHNIDSAAKSASGSTTASVSAANNVTDAGRPADAEISKKINANLASKMSKMLKGSELNIQGVYTTPLQGIYEVVITGNQIIYTDENAAYVMIGNLIDLEHRKNLTEQRVSDMSKIDFKELPLEKAIKEVRGNGQRVMAVFSDPDCPFCKKLEEEIAQIDNITVYTFLMPVPDLHPNAQKKAVQIWCQKERTTAWTQWMRKGKEPAAVANCDNPVADIIKLGNKYGFDGTPTLVFPNGKTISGLMLKNELEQELNKNQK, translated from the coding sequence ATGAAAAAATCTTATCTATGGCAATGGCTTGCACCCCTACTGGCCATACCGCTAATTGCTTCATGCGACGGTACACCTGTACATAATATTGATTCTGCGGCAAAATCGGCCTCAGGTAGTACAACTGCATCTGTATCAGCAGCCAATAATGTAACTGACGCGGGTCGCCCGGCTGATGCGGAAATCAGTAAAAAAATAAATGCCAATCTAGCCAGTAAAATGAGCAAAATGCTCAAGGGTTCTGAATTAAATATACAGGGTGTATATACCACACCGTTACAAGGTATTTATGAAGTAGTCATTACCGGCAATCAGATTATTTATACTGATGAAAATGCTGCCTATGTTATGATTGGTAATCTGATTGATCTGGAACACCGGAAAAATCTTACCGAACAGCGAGTCAGCGATATGTCCAAAATAGACTTTAAAGAATTGCCATTAGAAAAAGCAATTAAAGAGGTTCGCGGTAATGGTCAGCGAGTAATGGCTGTATTCTCCGATCCTGACTGTCCGTTCTGTAAAAAACTCGAAGAAGAAATTGCCCAGATAGACAATATTACTGTCTATACTTTCCTGATGCCGGTACCTGATTTACATCCGAACGCACAGAAAAAGGCTGTGCAGATATGGTGTCAGAAAGAGCGTACAACCGCATGGACTCAGTGGATGCGCAAGGGCAAAGAACCTGCTGCTGTTGCCAATTGTGATAATCCGGTAGCTGACATCATAAAACTGGGCAATAAATATGGCTTTGATGGCACACCTACCTTGGTTTTCCCGAATGGCAAAACCATTTCAGGGCTAATGCTTAAAAATGAGTTAGAGCAGGAACTGAATAAAAATCAGAAATAG
- a CDS encoding LysR family transcriptional regulator yields MDIKVLRYFLALAREESITAAAEYLHLTQPTLSRQLAELEQELGKTLFIRGSRKITLTDEGMRLRKRAEEILELVQKTELEFQTSAEEISGDIYIGCGETHAMGLIAEVVKALQHDYPQIHVHIYSGDADEVTERIDKGLLDFGLLIGVENISKYESLLLPEKDTWGVLMRKDSPLAHQDVIRPSDLWNLPLIISKQKEVDIRITRWLKRDLDKLNVIGSYNLLYNASLMVEKNMGYALSIDKLINTTGNSHLCFKPLEPQLTVDIHIVWKRYQIFSKAAEIGLQRMKQAFSQ; encoded by the coding sequence TTGGATATCAAAGTATTACGTTATTTTCTAGCTCTTGCTAGAGAGGAAAGTATCACTGCGGCTGCTGAGTATTTACATCTGACTCAGCCAACATTATCTCGTCAACTGGCTGAATTAGAGCAAGAGTTGGGTAAAACCTTATTTATTCGAGGCAGTCGTAAAATTACCTTAACCGATGAAGGTATGCGTTTACGCAAACGTGCTGAAGAAATTTTGGAATTAGTGCAAAAAACTGAATTAGAGTTTCAAACCTCAGCTGAGGAAATCAGTGGCGATATCTATATTGGCTGTGGTGAAACCCATGCCATGGGATTAATTGCTGAGGTTGTTAAGGCATTACAACACGACTATCCGCAAATTCATGTGCATATTTATAGTGGTGATGCTGATGAAGTAACAGAACGTATCGATAAAGGCTTACTCGATTTTGGATTATTAATTGGTGTGGAAAATATTAGCAAATATGAGTCGTTACTATTGCCCGAAAAAGATACTTGGGGAGTATTAATGCGTAAAGATAGTCCACTTGCGCATCAAGATGTGATTAGACCTAGCGATTTATGGAACTTGCCACTTATTATCTCTAAACAGAAAGAAGTCGATATCCGAATTACGCGCTGGTTAAAACGTGATTTAGATAAACTCAATGTGATTGGCTCATATAACCTACTTTACAATGCCTCACTTATGGTTGAAAAAAACATGGGTTATGCATTAAGTATTGATAAGCTGATTAACACGACTGGTAATAGTCATCTTTGTTTTAAACCTTTAGAGCCACAATTAACGGTTGATATTCACATAGTTTGGAAACGTTATCAAATTTTTTCAAAAGCAGCTGAAATCGGTTTACAGCGAATGAAACAGGCTTTTTCTCAATAA
- the trpA gene encoding tryptophan synthase subunit alpha, translating into MSRIQHTFEQLHGRTALVSYITCGNPDLATTVQLMKTLVANGTDIIELGVPFSDPMADGPVIQSAAERALRQNVSLNDIFQVVRQFRQENQTTPVVLMGYLNPVYHMGYERFASAAAQAGADGVLTVDCPAETIDDLHEQLRKYGLDCIFLIAPTTTDERIKLIGSKASGFVYYVSLKGVTGSSQLDTAEVSRKIDHLRQFIQVPIGVGFGIRDADSARRIGAVADAVIVGSRFVQTIAEHIGHEAEALAPVVAELRQALE; encoded by the coding sequence ATGAGTAGAATTCAACATACGTTTGAGCAGCTGCATGGACGGACTGCTCTGGTATCGTATATCACTTGTGGTAATCCGGATCTGGCTACAACAGTACAGCTGATGAAAACGCTGGTAGCCAATGGTACAGATATTATTGAACTGGGTGTGCCTTTCTCTGATCCGATGGCCGACGGGCCGGTGATTCAGTCAGCTGCCGAGCGTGCTTTACGCCAAAATGTGTCTCTGAATGATATATTTCAGGTGGTCAGACAGTTCCGGCAGGAAAATCAGACGACACCAGTGGTGCTCATGGGTTATCTGAATCCGGTTTATCATATGGGTTATGAACGTTTTGCCAGTGCTGCTGCGCAGGCTGGTGCGGATGGTGTGCTGACTGTAGACTGTCCGGCCGAAACAATTGATGATTTGCATGAGCAGCTCAGGAAATACGGGCTGGACTGCATTTTTCTGATTGCCCCTACTACCACTGATGAGCGGATTAAACTGATTGGCAGTAAGGCCAGTGGTTTTGTTTACTATGTATCACTTAAGGGAGTGACCGGTTCATCACAGTTGGATACGGCCGAAGTTTCGCGTAAAATTGATCATTTACGCCAGTTTATACAGGTGCCTATCGGTGTGGGTTTTGGTATTCGCGATGCCGACAGTGCCCGCCGTATCGGAGCAGTAGCGGATGCCGTAATCGTTGGCAGCCGCTTTGTGCAGACAATAGCCGAGCATATTGGTCATGAGGCCGAAGCTCTGGCTCCTGTTGTCGCTGAGCTCAGACAAGCTCTGGAATAA
- a CDS encoding prephenate dehydrogenase, whose product MNMRRLVLVGVGLIGGSLALDLKRAGLVAEVAGIDIDADNLTRALERRVVDYTYTQINAESVAEADMVLIATPVNTLPAICRQLVPYLSEHCIVTDVGSTKQLALKAFAAELPHHYPRCVAAHPIAGSDRHGALAAQFGLFAGKKCIVCAHEQQDEAALHTVVAMWQAVQAQIYHLDAARHDAIFAAVSHLPHMLAYAYVHQLAEAANADELLQFAGSGFRDFTRIAASNPQIWTDICLANRQVLSGLLQQQQYELAYLQDCLQQGDAQKLTAFFAKAQKIREDWHN is encoded by the coding sequence ATGAATATGCGCAGGCTGGTGCTGGTCGGAGTGGGGCTGATTGGCGGTTCGCTGGCACTGGATTTAAAACGTGCCGGACTGGTTGCTGAAGTAGCCGGCATTGATATCGATGCCGATAATCTGACTCGTGCACTGGAACGGCGGGTAGTTGATTATACCTATACGCAGATTAATGCAGAGAGTGTGGCAGAAGCCGATATGGTGCTGATAGCCACTCCGGTGAATACTTTACCGGCAATTTGCCGTCAGCTGGTTCCCTATTTATCTGAGCATTGTATTGTTACTGATGTGGGCAGTACCAAGCAGCTGGCATTAAAAGCCTTTGCTGCTGAATTACCGCATCATTATCCGCGCTGTGTGGCCGCTCACCCGATTGCCGGTTCAGACCGGCATGGTGCACTGGCGGCGCAGTTTGGTTTATTTGCCGGAAAAAAATGTATTGTTTGCGCTCATGAACAGCAGGACGAAGCTGCATTACATACAGTTGTTGCTATGTGGCAGGCTGTACAGGCGCAGATTTATCATCTGGATGCGGCACGACATGATGCAATTTTTGCCGCTGTCAGTCATTTACCGCATATGCTGGCTTATGCATATGTACACCAGTTGGCCGAAGCAGCAAATGCCGATGAATTGTTGCAATTTGCCGGCAGCGGATTTCGGGATTTTACCCGCATTGCAGCCAGTAATCCGCAGATTTGGACAGATATCTGTCTGGCTAATCGTCAGGTACTGTCTGGCTTACTCCAGCAGCAACAATATGAACTGGCATATTTACAGGACTGTCTGCAACAAGGGGATGCACAAAAGTTGACTGCTTTTTTTGCAAAAGCACAGAAAATACGCGAAGACTGGCATAATTAG
- a CDS encoding PFL family protein, producing MSFSIQNNEILETVRMVSDQHFDVRTITIGIDLHDCIDTDIKRLNEKIYAKITRVGKNLVQTATELSAKYGVPIVNQRVAVTPIAQIGAATGADSYVSIAQTLDKAAKAIGISFIGGFSALVHKGMSAADEILIRSIPEAMACTDVVCSSVNIGSTRAGINMDAVRLMGETIRQTAAITPEGFGCAKLVVFCNAVEDNPFMAGAFHGSGEADCVINVGVSGPGVVCAALQNTQGLSLTEVAELVKKTAFKITRVGELIGHEASKMLGIPFGILDLSLAPTPAVGDSVARILEAMGLSVCGTHGTTAALALLNDAVKKGGMMASSAVGGLSGAFIPVSEDEGMIAAVEAGVLTLDKLEAMTAVCSVGLDMIAVPGDTPASTLAGIIADEAAIGLINSKTTAVRVIPVTGKDVGDYVEFGGLLGRAPVMPVKSGSCEVFINRGGRVPAPVQSMKN from the coding sequence ATGTCTTTTTCTATTCAGAATAATGAAATTCTGGAAACTGTACGAATGGTATCCGACCAGCATTTCGATGTGCGTACGATAACTATTGGCATTGATTTACATGATTGTATTGATACAGATATCAAGCGCCTGAATGAAAAAATTTATGCCAAGATTACCCGTGTCGGTAAAAATCTGGTACAGACGGCAACTGAGCTGTCGGCTAAATATGGTGTACCAATTGTGAATCAGCGCGTTGCTGTAACACCTATTGCTCAGATTGGGGCTGCCACCGGTGCTGATTCTTATGTATCGATAGCACAGACACTGGACAAAGCGGCAAAAGCCATTGGTATTTCGTTTATCGGCGGTTTTTCTGCATTAGTACACAAAGGAATGAGTGCTGCCGATGAAATATTAATCCGATCAATTCCTGAGGCTATGGCCTGCACAGATGTCGTATGCAGCTCGGTAAATATCGGTTCTACCCGTGCCGGTATTAATATGGATGCTGTACGGCTGATGGGGGAAACCATCCGCCAGACTGCGGCAATCACGCCGGAAGGTTTTGGCTGTGCCAAACTGGTGGTTTTTTGTAATGCAGTGGAAGATAACCCGTTTATGGCCGGTGCCTTTCATGGTTCGGGAGAAGCAGACTGCGTCATTAATGTCGGTGTATCCGGACCGGGCGTGGTATGTGCTGCGTTGCAGAATACACAAGGGCTGTCCCTGACTGAAGTTGCCGAGCTGGTGAAAAAAACCGCATTCAAGATTACTCGCGTGGGTGAACTGATCGGCCATGAAGCCAGTAAAATGCTGGGTATTCCGTTCGGTATTCTGGATTTGTCTCTGGCACCTACTCCGGCAGTGGGGGACAGTGTTGCCCGGATTCTGGAAGCGATGGGGCTGAGTGTCTGCGGAACGCACGGCACGACTGCGGCACTGGCATTACTGAATGATGCTGTGAAAAAGGGCGGTATGATGGCTTCAAGCGCAGTAGGCGGACTAAGCGGTGCGTTTATTCCGGTATCTGAAGATGAAGGTATGATAGCAGCGGTAGAAGCCGGTGTGCTGACTCTGGATAAACTGGAAGCTATGACGGCGGTGTGTTCGGTCGGATTGGATATGATTGCTGTGCCGGGCGACACTCCGGCCAGTACATTGGCGGGAATTATTGCTGATGAAGCCGCTATCGGCCTGATTAATAGTAAAACCACAGCCGTGCGGGTGATTCCGGTTACCGGTAAGGATGTCGGTGATTACGTAGAGTTTGGCGGTTTACTCGGTCGAGCTCCGGTTATGCCGGTGAAATCCGGTTCCTGTGAGGTATTTATTAATCGTGGCGGACGAGTACCGGCACCGGTGCAGTCAATGAAAAATTAA